A DNA window from Aspergillus nidulans FGSC A4 chromosome I contains the following coding sequences:
- a CDS encoding uncharacterized protein (transcript_id=CADANIAT00007393), translating into MSSYFSSITSSSAISNLGTRLNSLRRAITSDEADDPDNEDCSHISNVLRAYYLEKGRRLPPWLPPDPKERSSSSTRVIATSNNVSSASVSSGRGGGLGDLWGDSGSAATGGPPQSATSSLRRGRGHPGSSATSLPSQTSSSHSPSMSASSLHPAGGRPMPGERSGSYQSVTSTGSGSSPGLERAASAQERLRARLHGGRSPSPGQLSDPSLRKPVDMLAVIPCGTAQYILGMQREPRKNGVNKK; encoded by the exons ATGTCCTCCTACTTCTCCTCTAtaacatcctcttccgcaATATCCAACCTCGGAACCCGCCTCAATTCTCTCCGCCGAGCTATCACCTCCGACGAAGCAGACGACCCTGACAACGAAGACTGTTCGCACATCTCCAACGTCCTCCGTGCATACTACCTAGAGAAAGGCCGCCGTCTCCCCCCATGGCTCCCACCTGACCCGAAAGAAcgttcttcatcctcaactCGTGTGATCGCAACCTCTAACAACGTCTCGTCCGCCTCCGTATCCTCAGGGCGGGGCGGAGGGCTTGGTGACTTGTGGGGTGACTCTGGCAGCGCCGCCACCGGCGGTCCACCACAGTCGGCTACATCCAGCTTAAGGCGTGGAAGAGGACACCCCGGGTCCAGTGCGACGTCCCTTCCTAGCCAAACGTCCTCAAGTCATTCGCCTTCCATGTCGGCATCGTCCTTGCATCCGGCTGGAGGGAGGCCGATGCCCGGTGAGCGTAGTGGTTCGTATCAGTCTGTGACTAGTACGGGTTCAGGGTCGTCGCCTGGATTGGAGAGGGCTGCGTCCGCGCAGGAACGGCTTAGGGCTAGACTGCATGGTGGGCGGTCGCCGAGTCCAGGGCAGTTGTCGGATCCAAGTTTGAGGAAGCCG GTCGACATGCTTGCCGTCATCCCCTGTGGCACTG CTCAATATATTTTGGGCATGCAGCGTGAACCGCGTAAGAACGGTGTGAACAAGAAGTAA
- a CDS encoding aminophospholipid-translocating P4-type ATPase NEO1 (transcript_id=CADANIAT00007394), protein MPSSSEYLRAHDRASIESDNDDLDLEELDPSSAFNASRLSRDEPVQQRGHSGPGIALRNLRVGVGNRRLWKRSMSGSQGEDTAGLLEDREGERGLRPSHASSRPYTDDDAPLLDRRGSVRSLADGGRMPQRRSRLGWLKSSTLLGGLHGSTGGGKNTVDVVKPPRDVLVGQAQRAKYPPNIVSNAKYTPWSFLPRTLYNEFSFFFNIYFLLVALSQIIPVLRIGYMSTYIAPLAFVVSISLGKEALDDVGRRRRDAEANAEEFSVLALDKSGGSRAFPIAEDVGESVPVIIKKSRDLKVGDVLKVRKNQRLPADVVILKSVSNDATVARESQEAGASHNVDYATNGSSSSVPNQQPTISAGADQTDISSASDTFIRTDQLDGETDWKLRLPSVLSQALSLEDFTRLKITASGPDKRVNEFVGNIELLPPSGFYDPHVDKSEDRSQDADETEQNSSAPLTIDNTAWANTVLASNTITYAAIIYTGSQTRAALSTSPSRSKVGLLEYEINNLTKILCALTLTLSIILVALEGFQPTNDKEWYVAIMIYLILFSTIIPMSLRVNLDMAKSVYGRFIERDKDIPDTVVRTSTIPEDLGRIEYLLSDKTGTLTQNEMELKKIHVGTVSYANDAMEEVASYVRQSFSGNTLTSAAAAFGTQAGLAAAPRTRREIGSRVRDIVLALALCHNVTPTSDEEDGVKVTNYQASSPDEIAIVRYTEEVGLKVAYRDRRTIVLESTDTGNVVVRARILDIFPFTSDSKRMGIIVEFDKDKDVLNSPAEEEIWFYQKGADTVMTSIVAANDWLDEETANMAREGLRTLVVGRKRLSPLQYQEFASKYKQASLSLQGRDIGMQKVVNEYLEHDLELLGVTGVEDRLQRDVKPSLELLRNAGVKIWMLTGDKVETARCVAISAKLVARGQYIHTVAKVKDKSAAQEALDFLRNKTDCCLLIDGESLALMLNQFRSAFISVAVLLPAVIACRCSPTQKAEVADLIRLHTKKRVCCIGDGGNDVSMIQAADVGIGIVGKEGRQASLAADFSITQFHHITKLLVWHGRNSYKRSAKLAQFIMHRGLIISACQTMYSIASHFDPKGLFINWLMVGYATVYTNAPVFSLVLDRDVDEQLANLYPELYKELKTGRSLSYRSFFTWVLVSVYQGAVIQGLSQILLDTISGKRLISVSFTALVMNELLMVAIAVTTWHPVMIFCLLGTALVYAASVPFLGEYFDLKYVITLDWIWRVVAVTAVSVIPVWAAKLIKQSWNPPSYRKVRG, encoded by the exons ATGCCTTCGTCCTCGGAATACCTACGCGCTCACGACCGTGCGAGCATAGAGAGTGACAATGATGATCTCgacctggaggagctggatccCTCCTCGGCATTTAACGCATCACGGCTTTCGCGGGATGAGCCGGTTCAACAGAGAGGTCATAGTGGTCCAGGGATAGCTCTTAGGAATTTGCGTGTGGGTGTTGGGAATCGCCGATTATGGAAACGGAGCATGTCTGGTTCACAGGGGGAAGACACAGCTGGCTTGCTTGAGGATCGTGAGGGGGAAAGAGGTCTCCGACCGTCGCATGCGAGTTCCAGACCCTAcaccgacgatgatgctccGCTGCTTGACCGCCGGGGCTCCGTACGCTCTCTTGCAGATGGAGGACGAATGCCGCAGCGGAGATCTCGATTAGGTTGGTTGAAATCGAGTACGTTACTTGGCGGATTACATGGTTCGACAGGAGGTGGGAAGAATACAGTGGATGTGGTGAAGCCCCCGCGGGATGTCCTTGTTGGCCAGGCGCAACGAGCGAAATACCCGCCAAATATTGTCTCAAATGCGAAATATACGCCGTGGAGCTTCCTGCCTCGCACCCTCTACAATGAgttttcgttcttcttcaacatctATTTCTTGCTGGTGGCGCTGTCGCAGATCATTCCGGTGCTGAGGATAGGATATATGTCTACCTACATTGCCCCATTGGCTTTTGTAGTGTCTATATCGCTAGGAAAGGAAGCTTTGGATGATGTTGGACGGCGAAGGCGGGATGCGGAGGCAAATGCGGAAGAATTCTCTGTGCTTGCTCTGGATAAGTCTGGTGGGAGCAGAGCTTTTCCGATTGCTGAAGACGTCGGGGAGAGCGTCCCGGTGATTATAAAGAAATCCCGAGATCTGAAAGTCGGGGACGTTTTGAAAGTTCGCAAAAACCAGCGTCTCCCCGCTGACGTTGTAATATTAAAAAGTGTTTCTAACGATGCTACCGTGGCACGAGAATCTCAGGAAGCAGGCGCTTCTCATAATGTCGACTATGCGACCAACggatcatcgtcttctgTACCTAATCAGCAGCCAACCATTAGCGCTGGTGCTGATCAGACAGATATATCCTCTGCTAGCGATACTTTCATTCGAACCGATCAACTTGACGGTGAAACGGATTGGAAACTACGACTGCCGTCGGTCCTGTCTCAGGCACTTTCGCTTGAGGATTTCACGAGATTAAAGATTACAGCAAGTGGACCGGATAAACGAGTCAATGAATTTGTTGGAAATATTGAGCTTCTGCCGCCATCAGGGTTCTATGATCCACATGTTGACAAGTCAGAGGATAGAAGTCAAGATGCTGATGAGACGGAACAGAACAGTTCTGCGCCACTTACGATCGACAATACTGCGTGGGCTAATACTGTTCTCGCGTCGAACACGATCACGTACGCTGCTATCATCTACACTGGGTCTCAAACGCGAGCTGCGCTTTCCACGTCTCCTTCGCGGTCAAAGGTTGGGCTTTTGGAATATGAAATTAACAATCTCACCAAGATTCTATGCGCGTTGACTTTAACCCTCTCAATCATTTTGGTGGCGTTGGAAGGTTTCCAACCAACGAATGATAAGGAGTGGTATGTTGCCATTATGATTTACcttattctcttctcaaCGATTATACCTATGAGTCTCCGGGTCAATCTGGATATGGCGAAATCGGTATACGGTCGCTTTATTGAACGGGATAAGGACATCCCGGATACTGTGGTCAGGACGAGCACCATCCCAGAAGACCTCGGGAGAATCGAATATCTCCTTTCAGACAAGACGGGTACCTTGACGCAGAACG AAATGGAACTGAAAAAGATTCATGTTGGCACTGTCTCCTATGCTAATGACGCTATGGAGGAGGTCGCGTCATACGTTCGACAGAGCTTTTCGGGAAATACTTTGACCAGTGCCGCGGCCGCATTTGGAACCCAAGCAGGACTTGCAGCAGCGCCACGTACAAGGAGAGAGATCGGTTCGCGTGTCCGAGATATTGTCCTAGCGCTTGCCTTGTGCCACAACGTCACCCCAACgtcggatgaggaagatggagtGAAGGTGACAAATTACCAAGCTTCATCTCCAGACGAGATTGCAATTGTACGTTACACGGAAGAGGTTGGACTCAAGGTAGCATATCGGGACCGCCGAACAATAGTTCTCGAGTCGACTGATACCGGTAACGTCGTTGTGCGGGCGCGCATTCTCGACATATTCCCCTTTACTTCTGATAGTAAGCGTATGGGTATCATTGTTGAGTTtgacaaggacaaggatgTCCTCAATTCCCCcgcagaggaggagatctGGTTCTACCAAAAGGGAGCGGACACTGTTATGACCTCTATTGTTGCGGCTAACgactggcttgatgaggaAACAGCGAACATGGCTCGCGAGGGCTTGCGGACGCTCGTGGTTGGACGAAAACGGCTTTCGCCGCTGCAGTATCAGGAGTTTGCCAGCAAGTATAAGCAGGCATCTCTTTCGCTTCAAGGGAGAGATATCGGCATGCAGAAAGTGGTTAATGAGTATCTTGAGCATGACTTGGAGCTTCTTGGTGTCACTGGCGTGGAAGATCGTCTCCAGAGGGATGTGAAACCGTCGCTTGAGCTTTTGCGCAACGCTGGtgtcaagatctggatgCTTACTGGTGACAAGGTTGAGACCGCACGATGTGTTGCGATTTCTGCGAAGCTGGTAGCTCGCGGTCAGTATATTCATACTGTTGCCAAAGTTAAAGACAAATCGGCCGCACAGGAAGCATTGGACTTCCTGCGAAACAAGACTGATTGCTGTCTCCTGATTGATGGCGAGTCTCTGGCTCTCATGCTCAATCAGTTCCGATCAGCATTTATTTCGGTCGCTGTTCTCCTCCCTGCTGTGATTGCATGCCGGTGCTCACCAACACAAAAGGCTGAAGTGGCCGATCTGATACGTCTTCATACCAAGAAGCGTGTTTGTTGTATTGGGGACGGTGGTAACGATGTGTCCATGATCCAAGCGGCTGATGTAGGAATTGGTATTGTTGGAAAGGAAGGCCGTCAGGCCTCCCTCGCAGCTGATTTCAGTATCACTCAGTTCCACCACATTACCAAGCTGCTTGTCTGGCACGGACGAAACTCCTACAAGCGCTCGGCCAAACTTGCACAGTTTATCATGCATCGTGGCCTCATCATCAGCGCTTGCCAGACCATGTATAGCATTGCTAGCCACTTTGATCCGAAGGGTCTTTTTATCAACTGGCTTATGGTTGGATACGCAACAGTCTACACCAATGCGCCTGTTTTCTCCTTGGTCCTTGATCGCGACGTGGATGAACAGCTGGCCAATCTTTACCCTGAGCTATACAAAGAGCTCAAGACGGGTCGCAGTCTAAGCTATCGCTCCTTTTTCACCTGGGTCCTAGTGTCTGTTTACCAGGGCGCTGTGATCCAGGGCCTGTCTCAAATCCTCCTTGACACCATATCTGGAAAGCGGCTTATCAGTGTTTCATTTACAGCTCTCGTAATGAACGAGCTGCTCATggtcgccatcgccgtcacTACATGGCACCCTGTGATGATATTCTGCCTCCTCGGTACCGCGTTGGTGTACGCTGCCAGCGTGCCCTTCCTCGGCGAGTATTTCGACCTCAAGTATGTGATCACGCTAGACTGGATCTGGCGCGTGGTAGCTGTCACGGCTGTGTCTGTTATACCCGTGTGGGCTGCGAAACTGATCAAGCAGTCTTGGAATCCACCGAGTTACCGGAAAGTGCGAGGCTAG
- the sec16 gene encoding COPII coat assembly protein SEC16 (transcript_id=CADANIAT00007395) yields the protein MENSNSEASAVWNPALRTDDNHETAATVEEISAPVSSDVAPLTPKATTANTDIVPDAIDSINTESPAREETAELPLNEHTHTVPGAAEPVNVGSAGFIETAEAPPTAIDDPGAVPVAVSPNGETSAPAIATDVTSVSENTVPDVTESSSVEPTALIEIAQAESATGEDFNQAETREEFREEAAELFSAAADENQETDAFKPQAELAAAPGDGYNNLQSMQEEHVQEGQTHQLEIDTSVNAAQGSSDYPTPGWVYQQGIADHATPIDGELRSTNHDLWGSPKSVDNGEDRFFDQLRTQTKPIYFPSEESRFEEGVPLLDGSAEAPVEAAPVEATPVEQAVPQPGQLDRVFEGDEDEDDGFFSSAQQPATENEPQEPVHIQRKSTSQVLDSLNTNRDGVHSPLSPTAEEFNDIIAAAASKSPENVQEPASEEDLAARWQAELSDDDLEVAPVEEDLAAKWQAELDDDDLLLEDEPSDLAQNTAAEVVNGHGVEPNLQALGSPFGTPQNPSKPKPAQSVYTPHQPSTADLVQSVPIPGATPLSSSAPYSTSYFQPRPEPPAPAVRAESFAERPKEGYKSPYDLPEDLAPRRKPATKPVVSSAANVPAPPPRSSSFTAPPPPQSSSGVPVPPINAATLPPASKPNAPVASAPKNFYEELPLPPVRPRSRPAESGRYTPKFNTASPAFVQPPPAAHPVTNPYAQLSGDTPQSQLQQPEKLGPYANNVGSSSQSAPAVPPINSRYSPKPPTLQPGVKPPASPRYSPAPPPPAAASAPLQRYTSQPSVIPGQTVTLPFQPRTSSPLAHHEKVSYQPNEASRKPSFPQPTSPVTGQPSHTETAAPMSPRSSQVQASGPSAVDTSSSYQQTSPPRNPYAPPSYLEEFSRRVSHVNNSTPSAYTPPPETPPFVPPRRSQTQSPTQQQSGPRLSVPSVDPLKRPASVHAPSSPTKTSHTYAPMQPSSHIRTISQSLEFIPPSDGQELDPLQRWKGAPIFKFGFGGTVLSSFPKHVPRYSAGQTAPKIKPMPGDVKTTQLKDVISFPETIVRHPGPLRNKSKKKDLVAWLSSRIAAFENEGVPQNLQAYPDSYKRRDEKILLWKAVRVLVEHDGGMQSTPDLQEALRGILFPHLQTNGLEPMYSDSLQSFGAEVINASSLSDSAESKPLSSIRNNLLIGEREKAVWSAADNRLWGHAMIIASTLDKSIWKQVVQEFVRREVRSNSGNPESLAALYEIFAGNFEESVDELVPPSARAGLQMVSKVDGHGPSKDALAGLESWKDTLGLVLSNRSPEDHRALLALGRLLLSYGRIEAAHICLIFSRAAVFGGPDDPQASIVLLGVDHVHSSPTALLDDDAILLTEAYEYATSVLGASPTSTLPHLLALKLVHAWSLTDQGRKSEAQQYCDAITAALKATTKQSGYHHQHLFFGVDELSARLKQTTGDGGSWISKPSMEKVSSSMWNKFSNFVAGDDSDAASTGSGKGGETGFGPFAQISGTPTVSRSPSVTDLYGQYPMPVAQQVPGAGTSRYQPNNQNAPNSSPDQGRGRSSLDSQRSASFGLSYGQRRGSQEYGHPSESPMYGGGPFYGSPTAGYQSTPPQTSYMPLAPVEEDMAQQAYTPPTATPQGLFGHDLPYQPPAQNPFDQSTGPEAPASQHTEADGYMPPTGNTGYEPPASNTLEVEVTEESEDEKPRKKLTMDDEDDDDIAARAEALKKAEKARKDREADEAFRKAAEADAKKPAPAKSSWWGWIKGGNKEEANSGKPIRAKLGEESSFYYDKELKKWVNKKDPNSATPARATPPPPKAMGPPSRAASGSSMPPSGTAGLGSRPPSVAPPPSGSPAPSSLGLPPTPGLGPARSASTGAVPPAGNASSRPGSSAGPPPRPSTSLSHASSIDDLLGAPQARKGATSRGRKKGRIRDLPHLAYRSVYPCIANYQPPYIVVNLHAISSGSMAWLLVL from the exons ATGGAGAACAGCAATAGCGAGGCATCAGCCGTGTGGAATCCGGCACTGCGAACGGACGATAATCACGAGACGGCCGCGACGGTAGAAGAAATATCTGCTCCGGTGTCCAGTGATGTGGCGCCGTTAACTCCTAAAGCCACAACCGCAAATACAGATATTGTACCTGACGCGATCGATTCGATAAACACCGAATCTCCTGCACGTGAAGAGACAGCTGAGCTGCCACTCAACGAACATACACACACAGTTCCTGGCGCGGCTGAGCCGGTAAATGTTGGATCTGCCGGTTTTATAGAAACTGCCGAGGCGCCACCAACGGCAATCGATGATCCAGGCGCAGTTCCGGTCGCGGTCTCACCAAATGGCGAGACCTCGGCGCCTGCAATCGCCACAGACGTGACATCGGTTTCCGAAAATACAGTCCCGGACGTCACTGAATCGTCGAGTGTTGAACCCACCGCACTTATAGAAATTGCGCAGGCAGAATCGGCGACCGGCGAAGACTTTAACCAGGCGGAGACACGGGAGGAGTTCCGCGAGGAGGCCGCGGAGTTGTTCTCCGCGGCTGCTGATGAGAACCAGGAGACTGATGCTTTCAAACCCCAGGCCGAGCTTGCAGCCGCGCCTGGGGATGGATATAACAACTTGCAGTCGATGCAAGAAGAGCATGTACAGGAAGGGCAGACACACCAGCTTGAAATTGACACATCGGTAAACGCTGCGCAAGGATCAAGTGATTATCCTACTCCGGGCTGGGTCTATCAACAAGGCATAGCTGACCATGCTACACCGATTGACGGGGAATTAAGAAGCACAAACCACGATCTCTGGGGGAGCCCTAAGAGCGTTGACAATGGCGAAGATCGCTTTTTCGACCAGCTGAGGACACAAACGAAGCCGATCTATTTCCCATCGGAGGAGTCAAGATTTGAAGAGGGTGTGCCTTTATTGGATGGCTCTGCGGAGGCCCCGGTCGAGGCAGCGCCAGTCGAGGCAACGCCAGTAGAGCAGGCGGTGCCTCAACCGGGTCAACTCGACCGTGTTtttgaaggagatgaggatgaggatgatggattTTTCAGCTCggctcagcagccagccaCAGAAAACGAACCCCAAGAGCCCGTCCATATACAGCGAAAAAGCACCTCGCAAGTGCTAGATTCCCTTAACACGAACCGGGATGGGGTTCATAGTCCGCTTTCTCCTACTGCCGAGGAGTTCAACGATATCATAGCGGCAGCGGCCTCAAAGTCGCCCGAGAACGTCCAGGAGCCTGCTTCGGAGGAAGACCTAGCTGCGCGGTGGCAGGCTGAACTTTCTGATGATGATTTGGAAGTTGCTCCTGTGGAGGAAGATCTCGCCGCTAAGTGGCAGGCGGAActggatgacgatgatctaCTCTTAGAAGACGAACCCAGCGATCTCGCTCAAAATACCGCTGCTGAGGTGGTCAACGGGCACGGCGTGGAACCCAACCTCCAGGCTCTCGGCAGTCCATTCGGAACGCCACAAAACCCCAGCAAACCCAAACCAGCGCAGAGTGTATATACTCCTCACCAGCCCTCTACAGCGGATCTTGTCCAGAGCGTTCCAATTCCAGGGGCAACGCCTCTATCCAGTAGTGCTCCTTACAGCACGAGCTATTTCCAGCCGCGGCCCgagcctccagctcctgcagtTAGGGCTGAAAGCTTCGCAGAGCGACCTAAAGAAGGTTACAAGTCTCCTTATGATCTTCCGGAAGACCTTGCCCCACGTCGCAAACCTGCCACCAAACCAGTAGTATCCTCAGCTGCTAATGTGCCTGCACCGCCTCCACGAAGTAGTAGCTTTACGgcgcctccacctcctcagTCTTCTTCTGGAGTACCAGTCCCGCCTATCAATGCTGCGACCTTGCCTCCAGCATCGAAACCAAATGCTCCGGTTGCAAGCGCGCCAAAGAACTTCTACGAGGAGTTGCCGCTCCCCCCCGTACGACCACGTTCGCGGCCTGCAGAATCAGGGCGGTATACGCCCAAATTTAACACGGCAAGCCCTGCATTTGTGCAGCCGCCCCCGGCAGCGCATCCTGTCACTAATCCTTATGCTCAACTGTCTGGCGACactcctcaatctcaattGCAGCAGCCGGAAAAATTGGGGCCGTATGCAAACAATGTGGGCTCCAGTAGCCAAAGCGCTCCTGCAGTACCTCCTATCAACTCAAGATACTCCCCGAAGCCACCAACATTGCAACCAGGAGTTAAACCGCCCGCTTCGCCTAGGTAttctccagcgccgccgccgccagcagctgcGTCTGCGCCTTTGCAACGTTATACCTCACAGCCGTCTGTCATTCCGGGCCAAACAGTTACCTTACCTTTCCAGCCGCGAACTTCAAGTCCGCTAGCCCACCACGAGAAGGTTTCCTATCAACCAAACGAGGCTTCGCGGAAACCATCTTTTCCACAGCCTACTTCACCTGTTACTGGACAACCATCACACACTGAGACAGCCGCCCCGATGTCACCTCGTTCTTCCCAAGTACAGGCCTCTGGCCCGAGTGCTGTAGATACATCAAGCAGCTACCAGCAGACCTCCCCACCAAGGAATCCCTATGCGCCGCCTTCATATCTAGAAGAGTTTTCCCGCCGCGTTTCGCATGTTAACAATAGTACGCCCTCCGCCTATACTCCACCTCCCGAGACACCGCCATTTGTTCCTCCTCGAAGATCGCAGACACAATCTCCGACCCAGCAACAGTCAGGCCCTAGACTATCCGTACCGTCTGTCGATCCACTCAAACGGCCTGCATCTGTTCACGCGCCCAGTTCGCCAACGAAGACCTCCCATACTTACGCGCCAATGCAACCCTCCAGTCATATTCGCACCATCTCGCAGTCACTTGAATTCATTCCTCCAAGCGACGGACAAGAGCTTGACCCTCTTCAAAGATGGAAAGGAGCGCCGATTTTCAAATTCGGTTTTGGTGGTACGGTCCTCTCTTCATTCCCGAAACACGTCCCTCGTTATAGCGCAGGGCAAACCGCGCCAAAAATTAAGCCTATGCCTGGAGACGTTAAAACAACTCAACTCAAGGATGTGATCTCATTTCCAGAAACTATCGTACGGCATCCAGGTCCTCTGAGGAAtaagtccaagaagaaagacTTAGTTGCTTGGCTTTCTAGCAGAATCGCAGCATTTGAGAACGAGGGTGTCCCGCAGAACCTCCAGGCCTACCCGGACTCTTACAAGCGCCGCGATGAGAAGATCCTGCTGTGGAAAGCTGTACGCGTTTTGGTTGAGCATGACGGCGGCATGCAGAGCACCCCTGACCTCCAGGAGGCTCTAAGGGGCATTCTATTCCCGCATCTGCAAACCAATGGGCTGGAACCTATGTATAGCGACTCCCTCCAGTCTTTTGGCGCCGAAGTCATTAATGCTTCTTCTCTGTCTGATTCTGCGGAGTCGAAGCCATTGAGTAGTATCCGCAATAACTTGCTTATTGGCGAACGGGAGAAAGCCGTTTGGAGTGCAGCGGATAACCGTCTCTGGGGTCATGCTATGATCATCGCGTCAACGCTAGACAAGTCCATTTGGAAACAAGTCGTGCAGGAGTTTGTGAGGCGTGAGGTTAGGTCTAACAGCGGAAATCCCGAGTCGCTTGCAGCTTTGTATGAAATCTTCGCTGGCAACTTTGAAGAAAGTGTCGATGAACTTGttcctccctccgcaagGGCTGGATTGCAAATGGTTAGCAAGGTCGATGGGCATGGTCCCTCTAAGGACGCTCTTGCTGGCCTGGAGTCTTGGAAGGATACACTAGGTTTGGTTTTGAGTAACCGAAGCCCTGAAGACCACCGAGCGCTCCTGGCTCTCGGTCGATTACTACTGTCTTACGGTCGGATAGAGGCAGCTCATATTTGCCTTATTTTCTCGCGGGCAGCGGTGTTTGGAGGCCCTGATGATCCTCAAGCAAGCATTGTTCTTCTCGGCGTAGACCATGTCCACTCCTCGCCTACGGCCTTGCTGGACGATGATGCAATCCTACTTACCGAGGCATACGAGTATGCTACGTCTGTTCTAGGGGCATCACCGACGTCTACACTACCTCATCTCCTGGCCCTGAAACTTGTTCATGCATGGTCCCTTACAGATCAAGGGCGCAAGTCCGAAGCCCAGCAATACTGTGATGCCATCACAGCAGCTCTCAAAGCTACCACGAAGCAATCTggatatcatcatcagcatttGTTTTTCGGGGTCGATGAGTTATCAGCGCGGCTTAAGCAGACTACAGGCGATGGAGGGTCGTGGATTTCGAAACCAAGCATGGAGAAAGTCTCTTCCTCAATGTGGAACAAATTCAGCAACTTCGTTGCCGGGGATGACAGCGACGCTGCATCAACTGGCTCGGGCAAGGGTGGAGAAACAGGATTTGGTCCGTTTGCTCAGATCTCTGGTACCCCTACTGTCAGCCGCTCGCCATCTGTGACAGACTTGTATGGCCAATACCCTATGCCTGTCGCACAGCAAGTTCCGGGTGCCGGAACGTCTCGTTATCAGCCCAATAACCAGAACGCTCCGAACTCGTCGCCTGATCAGGGTCGTGGACGATCGTCTCTAGACTCACAGAGGTCTGCTTCATTTGGACTCTCCTACGGCCAGCGTCGTGGATCGCAAGAGTATGGGCATCCATCAGAGAGTCCTATGTATGGAGGGGGTCCTTTCTACGGCTCCCCAACTGCGGGTTACCAGTCCACGCCGCCTCAGACCTCGTACATGCCTCTAGCGCCcgtggaggaagatatggcTCAACAAGCTTATACGCCACCGACAGCTACTCCGCAAGGACTTTTCGGTCACGACTTGCCTTATCAACCTCCTGCCCAAAACCCATTCGATCAATCAACTGGCCCTGAAGCACCTGCTTCTCAGCATACCGAAGCTGACGGGTATATGCCTCCGACGGGCAATACTGGCTATGAACCTCCTGCAAGTAATACCCTAGAAGTGGAAGTGACAGAGGagtctgaggatgagaagccACGTAAGAAGTTGACAatggatgatgaggacgacgacgacattGCTGCTCGTGCTGAGGCTTTGAAGAAAGCTGAAAAGGCACGTAAGGATCGGGAAGCTGATGAGGCTTTCCggaaagcagcagaagctgatG CTAAAAAACCTGCTCCGGCAAAGAGCTCGTGGTGGGGATGGATCAAGGGAGGAAATAAAGAGGAAGCTAATTCAGGAAAACCAATTCGCGCGAAGCTTGGTGAGGAAAGTTCTTTCTACTACGATAAAGAACTGAAGAAATGGGTCAACAAGAAAGACCCCAACAGCGCTACCCCGGCTCGTGCTACTCCACCCCCACCGAAAGCCATGGGCCCTCCTAGCAGAGCCGCCAGTGGGAGCAGCATGCCACCGTCTGGAACAGCAGGTCTCGGTAGTCGGCCACCGTCTgttgcgccgccgccgtctGGCAGCCcggctccatcttctcttggccttccaccaacacctGGTTTAGGCCCTGCGCGATCTGCCTCTACCGGCGCCGTGCCGCCCGCTGGTAACGCTTCATCCCGCCCGGGAAGCTCTGCTGGGCCTCCTCCCAGGCCTTCTACGTCCTTGAGCCATGCTAGCTCAATTGACGACTTACTTGGAGCACCACAGGCACGCAAGGGCGCCACTTCTCGAGGCAGGAAGAAGGGCCG TATCCGGGATCTTCCCCATCTTGCATATCGAAGTGTATACCCTTGCATTGCGAACTATCAGCCACCTTACATTGTTGTGAACTTGCATGCCATATCGTCCGGAAGTATGGCCTggcttcttgttctctga